Part of the Crossiella cryophila genome, AGGAAGCTCACGTTCGCCGAGGTGTTGCCGCCGTACTGCAGGCAGTGCGCCGCGGTCCACACCAGGTTCTTGTTGGCCGCCACCACCGAGGTCGCCGAGCAGCTGGAGTTGCGGCCGCCGGTGGTGAACAGCAGCCTGCCCTGGCTGCGCATCTTCTCCGTGGTGTACGGGCCGGGCACCGGCTGGATGGTGGCCTGCGGCGCGGCGGCGGAGAGGCCGCCGGTGCTGCTCATGTCCGGTCCGGGCAGCGGCATCGGGTTGTTCACCGCGTCCTTGATCCGCTCTGGCGTCCAGTAGTCAGCGGTCTGCTGCGCGGACACCTCCTGGGTCGGACTGGCGGTGGCCGCGCCGACCGGGATCGCGGCCAGGGCGGCGGCGCAGGCGCCGAGTGCGAGCAAGCGGGTGAGCTTCATCGGAAGTTCCTTCCACCTCATGTGCAGGGGGCATGAGGACTCCGACGCTAGGAGGCGCACGCGGGCGGCAGGCAGGGTCCGTTCGGCGGGGGCCATTCAGTGAATGGACCCAAAAACCTGGCCAAAGGTCGGTGTATTTGCCGGGAACTCTTGACTGGGTAACCTTTTCTTTCCTACTTTCGACCGGATAGATCGGATGAATGCGCTTACCCATCGCACAGAGGGGTGCTGGGGATGGACAGTGCGGGCGAACTGACCCGACGCGGACTACTGGGTGGCGCGCTGGCCGGGGTGGCGGGTGCGGTGGCAGCACCCGCGGCACTGGCCGGCGCCGAAGACCCGGCCGCCCCCGTCGAAGCCGTGGGCAGCGGCTCGGCAGGGGGCGGCTGGGTCGATGGCCCCGGTGACCGCGGCTGGACCGACTTCCTCGCCACCAGCGACCTGATCTGGCGCCGGTTGCCGGCCACCTGGGCCGAAGGTCCCTTCCTCGGCAACGGGTTCCTCGGCTCCGGCATCTACGCGCCCGCCGGCGGCAACAGCATCCGGTTCAACGTGCAGCACTCCGAGGTCCAGGACCACCGCCCCGAGTTCGGCGCGCTGTTCGGCCTGGCCCGGATCCCGATCGGCCACCTCGCGCTCACCCCCGTCGGCGCGATCACCGGCGTGGACTGGCGGCTGGACCTGCACAACGCCGAACTCCGCGGCACCATCACCACCGCCGCGGGCACCATCGGCCTGCGTGCCATTGTCCACAGTGGACGATCAGTGCTCGCGGTCGAACTGACCCCCAGCGCCGGTGAACACGGCCTGACCTGGAAGTTCCACCCGGCCACCGCGATCAGTCCGCGCACCGACCCGCGCTTCAACAAGCCGCCACCCCCCGGCTTCCGGCCCAACCCGGCCCCGGAACTCGAACAGCACGGCGACACCCACCTCGCGGCCCAGCCCCTGCTGGCAGGCGGCGGACACGTCACCGCCTGGCGCGAGACCACCCGCGGCGACCGCCGGACCCTGTACGCCACCGTGGCCTGGGCGCACCCCGGCGCCCTGCCCAGGGCCAAGGCACTGCACACGGTCCGGGCCGCGGCCGCCCAGTCCCTCGACACCTTCGCCCGCGGTCATCGGCGCTGGTGGAACGACTACTACCGGAAGAGCTTCCTGTCCGTGCCGGACGGCAGGCTGCAGAGCTTCTACTGGATCCAGCTCTACAAGATCGCCTCCGCGGCCCGCGCGGACGCCCCGGTGATGGCCACCACCGGGCCATGGCTCGAACCCACCCCGTGGCCGGCCACCTGGTGGAACCTCAACGTGCAGCTGGAGTACTGGCTCATCCACGGCTCCAACCACCTGGAGCTGGACGCGGTCACCCGCAGCCTGGACCGGCACCGCGACGCCCTGCGTGACCAGGTGGACGCGGCCTACCGGGACGGCAGCTACGGCGTGCCACGCACCACGGACATGTTCCTGCGCAACGGATCCGGCACCGGCACCGCCGGCTACGGCATCGGCATCCCCGGCAAGGCCGAACCGACCCCCGAGGTCGGCAACCTGGTCTGGGCGCTGCACAACGTGTGGCTGTCCTACCGGCACACCATGGACGAGCACCTGCTGCGCGAGGTGCTGTTCCCGTTGCTGCGCGGCGCGATCCGCTACTACCTGCACTTCCTCGGCACCGGCCCGGACGGCAGGCTGCACCTGCCCTTCACCTTCTCCCCCGAGTACGGGGTCAACGCGCCGGACTGCACCTACGACCTGGCCCTGCTGCGCTGGGGCTGCAAGACCCTCCTGGACGCGGCGAAGATCCTGCGGGTCGCCGATCCGATGACCGGGCGCTGGCGCGAGGTGCTGGACAAGCTCACCGGCTACCCGGTGGACGCCAACGGCTACATGATCGGCGCGGGCGCGCCGTTCGCGAAATCGCACCGGCACTACTCGCACCTGCTGCAGGTCTACCCGCTGTATGAGATCACCTGGGAACAGCCGGAGCACCGCAAGCTCATCGAGACCTCCCTGGAGCACTGGATCAGCTTCGAGGGCGCGCTGCAGGGCTACAGCTTCACCGGCGCGGCCTCGATCTCCGCGCAGATGGGCCGCGGTGACAAGGCCGAGTTCTACCTCGGTGAGCTGCTGCGCCGCTTCGTCAAACCCAACACCATGTACCAGGAATCCGGGCCGGTGATCGAAACCCCGCTGTCCGCGGCCCAGTCCTTGCACGACATGCTGTGCCAGAGCTGGGGCGGGGTGATCCGGGTGTTCCCGGCGGTGCCGGCGAGCTGGCGCGAGGCGGTGCTGCACGAGTTCCGCACCGAGGGCGCGTTCCTGTTGTCCGCCAAGCGATCCGGCGGCGCCACCCAGTGGGTCCGGCTACGCAGTGAGGCCGGCGCCCCGTGCGTGCTGCGACCGGGCATCGAGGGCCAGCTCAGCGTGCGGGACCGGTGGGGCCTGCCCCGGCGGTGGAAGGACCTGGGCGAGGGGAGGATCGAGCTGTTCCTGCGCGCGGGTGAAGAGGTCCTGGTGCACCGCAAGGGAGTCCGCCCTGACCTGCGCATCGGACCGGTGACCCCGAACACACCGGCCGCCCCCTGGGGTTTACCCGCATAACGAACCGATGCCGGGTTCACAGCTTTTTCTCAGATCGCTCACACGATTGCTTCAGCCCTGGA contains:
- a CDS encoding glycosyl hydrolase family 95 catalytic domain-containing protein, with the protein product MDSAGELTRRGLLGGALAGVAGAVAAPAALAGAEDPAAPVEAVGSGSAGGGWVDGPGDRGWTDFLATSDLIWRRLPATWAEGPFLGNGFLGSGIYAPAGGNSIRFNVQHSEVQDHRPEFGALFGLARIPIGHLALTPVGAITGVDWRLDLHNAELRGTITTAAGTIGLRAIVHSGRSVLAVELTPSAGEHGLTWKFHPATAISPRTDPRFNKPPPPGFRPNPAPELEQHGDTHLAAQPLLAGGGHVTAWRETTRGDRRTLYATVAWAHPGALPRAKALHTVRAAAAQSLDTFARGHRRWWNDYYRKSFLSVPDGRLQSFYWIQLYKIASAARADAPVMATTGPWLEPTPWPATWWNLNVQLEYWLIHGSNHLELDAVTRSLDRHRDALRDQVDAAYRDGSYGVPRTTDMFLRNGSGTGTAGYGIGIPGKAEPTPEVGNLVWALHNVWLSYRHTMDEHLLREVLFPLLRGAIRYYLHFLGTGPDGRLHLPFTFSPEYGVNAPDCTYDLALLRWGCKTLLDAAKILRVADPMTGRWREVLDKLTGYPVDANGYMIGAGAPFAKSHRHYSHLLQVYPLYEITWEQPEHRKLIETSLEHWISFEGALQGYSFTGAASISAQMGRGDKAEFYLGELLRRFVKPNTMYQESGPVIETPLSAAQSLHDMLCQSWGGVIRVFPAVPASWREAVLHEFRTEGAFLLSAKRSGGATQWVRLRSEAGAPCVLRPGIEGQLSVRDRWGLPRRWKDLGEGRIELFLRAGEEVLVHRKGVRPDLRIGPVTPNTPAAPWGLPA